Part of the Montipora foliosa isolate CH-2021 chromosome 13, ASM3666993v2, whole genome shotgun sequence genome is shown below.
ACTAAGTACAGAAACCCCTGAATGGCAAATTCTATTTGCTATCCAAGACAAACACAAAAGGCAACATTTTTTCAGTAGGACTAGAATTTTAGTTCATAGCAAATGTGTAGATCCTGGAAGGAATAAGTGGCTACCCCTGACTGCTCATCAATGGACTGTCTATACAAATTTATATAGCAAAAGTCACCACTGATTGTTTTTAGAATAGTAGCTTAGATTAGTTCCTTTCCCCCAGGTGTGGAAAAGGGCCACCTTTATAGAATATATCGAATACAAAATAATCAAGAAATGTGTTCTTAAATGATAACTTTATTCTGAAACCTTGATTAGTGAAATAAAAGATAAGAAATGAACACTAAAACAGCTTttgaaataaaacataaatatCATTGCGGAACCAAATGAGCTTCACCTATGACTATTGCTCGCACTCTCCTCTGAAATTCCTCTCCGTGATCGTGTGGCTCTTGAAGGGGAAGACGACGACGGAGAACGGGTTTCCATATCtgaggcccggttcagacgccgctcCACTCATGTGCCGAAACTAATTGATGAATTAAGTCCGGCAAAAGagcggcgtctgaatcaattcgGTACGGCAGTTTTAATTCGGTGCGGCAACGTTGTTAAGTTCGACAAGGTCTGCCGCATTATTCGACACTGGAGCGGCAACTGATTCATACGGCGCTCTTCCCATGTGCCGAACCAAATGCATTAATTATGACAATGTACAATCTTCCCACGATGAACTCCTACATTAGGTTCGACACACAGTACGCCGTCTGAATCAGTTGTCGCGCCAATGTCGCTCCAAAGTCGAACCTAATTCAATTAGGTTCGGCACGTGAGTGgagcggcgtctgaaccgggcctaatCTGCgcaataaaatatatttttgtttatgGAACCTGATTTATGATGCGGTTTTCTTTCAATCAGTCCGTTAAGCTAGACGTGTTCagggagcaggggtggcgcagtggtgagagcactcgcctccaaccTCCGGGTTCTCAGGTTTTcccccctcagcaaaaaccagcatccagtggctgtaagctgtgctccaaagTTACACATGGACCGtttagcggctgccagaggcgcctttgtatgctttcggttcgaccttgttaaGCTGTCTCGTTGCTGTAATTTGCGACTGCGATTCGCAGTGACAACACGTACATTCAAgatatatttttcagttgagTTCTCGGCtgaagttaagatataatttctTCATACACTCCTTGGATTTGTGATGTTGATATCGGAGTTCAAATTATTCCAAATATAAATTCCCTCGATTTCTTAATATAGGAAAGGCTTTCAGATTGCTCCGAGAATAATATTTTGATTCGATGTACACAGATATTATCTAACTGTTTTAGTTTATATAACACGATTTCGGTCAAAACGTCATGCACGTTCCTCGATTGCATAGAGATTTTATTGATCCATCTTTTCTGGGATTTTTGACGTATCTTCTCAGCTTTGAGACGAACACCGCGCTCAAGATTACGATAAAATACAGACAAGCACGCTGTCGAGCggccattttaaaacagttgaTGCTCCTTGATCCTTATCCCCAGAGCGCACTCGCCCAAACTGCGCAGGAGCAGAAGCATCTTGTAATACTGCGCATGTCAAGAGTATTTGTCCGGTGCGTGTCGAGAGTACTTGTCCGTTGCGTCGGTATAGttgaacctcgattatccggactcgtttGGGACCACACGAAATAGTCCGAATAATCGAGGGTCCGGATGATCGAAAATGTAAATATTAATGAAGCGCAAAACCCAGCAAAACTGGCTGAATTTAGAAAACGACATCGTACGTGAAACAGCACTTTTACAAATCATTTGGAATGCAATATCGTCTGCAtctttatttttatcttttctggAAAGAACAGATGGCTTGCGCTTTAAAGACATGACGATCGTGAATAAACTTTCCTGACGATAGCTTCTTTGCTTACCATACAACGCCGAGCAAGCCATAGAGggtgaaatttcacttagcacCACAGCAACtctgagccaatcagaactcgaGCGCTGCCTTTGCTCTTTGAGAGCAAAAGACCCTCGCATTTGACTGCACTTTTCAATGCTGTAATTTTAAAAAGGCTATGGCTAAGGATCTTGATTgtgactaataaatattcatgaccaaatttggaccagagaaaaagtccggataatcgaggtctgGGTAATCGAGATTCGACTGTACTCTTcgaccattctcgtcaccagagcctcggatcttatgGCTGCGCATGACCCTTCTCTCCTtcagtcatgcgcaaaagagaagagctctggggtcgagatttcTCTTCGACATTTTAGGAGAGGCTTTTCAAGCAACGCCTCCGAACACGCGGCTATCCAAAACAATAAGGTCTCCTTCAGGTTTCAACTTTGCCTCTAGAGCATCGACTCTCACACAGCAGAAAAAAGCTAACGGGAGGATTTTGCTTTTCTAACTACAAACCACCAGACATTGATGGAACAATGGAGTCTCATCATAGTTAATAATATACAACTATCCCCCGAAggggaggtgaatagtggtggatatatACCGAGACGCGAAGCGTCGAGGTATATATCCACCGCTCTTCACCGACCCTGAGGGggatagttgttttagtatttacCAAATCAGATGGATAAAAAAACGCTTCTTCAATATCTTCTTCTGAAACTTTCGCGAAATGCCGCACCATTTCTCTTTCCGTTCGCAAAGCAGTGAATATCCAAGGATATTCCGAGTTACgggagccaatcaaaacgcgcgaaAATTGCTATCCACTGATTTAGTAAATACTAATAcaatgaagaaaatgaaagcAGAAGTCGACACAACGTAGAAGGATCTTTTTTGtaggtgtactatatttcggctggccaagcaagccttcttcaggtacaatgataATTTTACATTGGTACGTGATTTTTATGTTGCATGTTGTGTAATAACCGGAAATAAGTAAAAATAATTGACAGTGTAAACTAAAGGTAAGTATAAGgtgaaaaaataatgaaataacaTGATAAGAGGTAACAATATTAATAGGTTTCTTCGCAGATGTTCAGACCATCGGGATCAATAGTTCTgcctttttgaaataaaaaagcttccctggccttacggatggAATCTCGGTTGGAGAAGATTTTTTCGATGGGGATTAATATCATGTCGTTAGCAGTGTGGTTAGGAGAGgacaggaaatgttctgcggctGTGGTAGGTTTAGATTTGTTGTTAGGGTTATCTATGGTACGGCGATGTTCATTAAatcggtcttttaaacgtcgtttcgTCTCTCCTATGTATTGTAGATTACAGcggttgcattgaatcatgtaggtgaggtttttagtttcacaagtaaggttaaaTTTTATGGGGCGAGTTTCCCCGGTAGAAAAGAAGGTATATGTAGTAAGTCCGTGAGAGATGTAGGGACaagtagcgcagtttttgccacaacGGAAAGAACCACAAGGAAGTTGAGGATTGGCAGAATTAGAAGGGAGTTTAGCTGTAACTAATAAGTCACGAAGGTTGGGTGAGCGTCGGAAGGCTACAATAGGCGGATGCTGGAAGACGCTTTTGCAGCGATTAGAGGAGAGCAACagattgaaatgttttttgatGATGTGAGAGATGTGAGGGAGTGATGGATTAAAGGTAGTTATGAATGGTATTCGTTTAGGTTTGTTGATGTCTTTGGTTTGTAAAGTGAGTTGGCGGGGGATGTCTGCGGCGCGTCGTATTTGTTTGTTGACGAAGTTACGGTTGTAACCTCGTTTAAGGAGGTAAGTGGCAAGTTGAGCAGTGCGAGTATGATTTGTGGCGTCGGTAGAACAGATACGTCGTAAACGGAGTGCAAGACTGAAAGGAATGGCTTTTTTTGTATGTAAAGGATGGCAGGATGAATAGAGTAGATGTTGGTGTTTGTCTGTAGGTTTTGTGTAGAGATCAGTAGATATATTTCCTTCGTTAGTCAAAGAGACATTTACGTCAAGGAAAGGTATGTTAGTAGAGGAGTGTGAACTGGTGAATTTGATGGTGGagtgaatgttgttgagatagTCGTATTACTTGAATGATTTAATACGTGGTTCATATTTCCCAACGCGCTCTCCATGGAAACCAGCCGAGTTTTGTTGGGGCTCgcgtgtttctttttttgactttgaatattttaaattaagtaTTACCTACCTCTTCCTTCCTCTAATCACTTTCGCCGGAAATAACATGCACGCCAATATACAGGCTGAAATTGCGACTGCACTGCTGGCTAAAACACTCACAGACAGACACCAAAACCCTCTCAGAGATAGACTCGCGAGTACAAAGTTCACGAGAAAGATTTTAACAGACGAACAAAACCACAAAGTTGGTAGAGTTCACAATAAGGCTGATCAGAAGATTTAACCCATATTTTAATCTGTGGACTGCCAGTCTGAGAGCGCATTTATATCATGGAATATCAATGCAAAAGTAACATCTGTAACTTTTATTTCTTGCGAAGGAATGAAACAACCTTAAACAATCATAGAAGTCAGTGGCTGTGATCTTCCAGAGGACGTTTTACTTAAAAGGCAGGCACATATGAGTTTGACAATTACGTTGCCACCATGATCATTGTACAAATTAGAAAATAACCTTGGAAAATCGGGAGAAAGTTGCCACTCCTTTAATTTGTGATGAAGGGCCGatttaatctcgtacccagatctcactctgtcactgagaatgtgagatctggcaaagttcgacaatacaccctttttcattggctactaaaaaaaaaaggttgcggcaatgcaatctacgctctgatttgcttatttcgtggggcacttcagtgaaggtaaagtgaaggtttagttttcgcaagtgcatgtgctgttttgaataaatgccagttgtgcggaggaaagttttgttttttccgacgccggaaaagctttacagttgaggaaaatcattttaaaaatttgcggcgtttgtgtaaatggtaccgacaaaagccccacgtaccctgccactcgaataaagttctgcgtacctggctacgcggtacacagaaactaataaattcaagttgaagtatgtaatttattcaaaacagtatttctcgttcttaaagcgtgactcgcgaattaagcagtgatcaattgtgaattttacggttagattaactacatttttcacgagatcgtgtcaagaaaatagcgctcgttgcagtgattaggtgtaagcttcaatttacggtttggttaactacacttttcacaagattgtgtgaagaaaatagcactcgtatactgattaagcctaaatgTAAGCGTtcttttcagtgattaggcctaaaacgtctttaacattttagctttcaatttacggtttggctaactacactttgcacgagatcgtgtgaagaaaatagcattcgtttattgattaagcctaagcgctcgtttcattgattctgcagttgctccgacaatttaacaatctcgaccgttcaaaaacaatcgccggTAGcgtttctttctgtttcggcttaagtttaaggtttccttgtcctctacccgaaagaatctcttcaagaatactctcgaaatccatgtttattccgcaaaatcacccaaaatcacaacagagagtacgaacatgcgcagtgatagaaaagcccgtatttcgggcctcgctggcactgagcatgctcgaaattgaactttaccagatctcccttccgtatgatcgtgggagatctgggtacgagattagggcCGATTTTGGCCGAGAAAATTGAGCAATTAATCTAATGCACAGTTGCAGTGCATTGCCAATTTTTTCTTCATGTAACTCCACCTAATTGAAACTAGTGTAATTTAAAGCCTAATCATACATTATCATTGTACAATTGACAGTGAATCTGTGTTGATGACATCAGTCATCCTAAGCCTGTATTGAAAAACGTTATAACGTCTCAAATTTGTTTTGATATCATTAATGTAACTAAATTATGgaaatttattaattttgatgtaGATATGTTTGTCACACAATTTTAACGCAAATGCATTGTCTCGTCAGGCAACGCTAGCTGTGGACTAAGCTGCCGAAATGTCCTACAGCGGTGTTCTTTCACTACTTTGTTGAGAATACACCAGAAAACAATGGACGCTATTCTCATCCAATGAAATGCAGATAGGTGGCCGGTTCATAGTTAACTATGAACCGGCCACCTATTTGCATTTCATAAACGTTTATGAACTCTGGTAGAGCTGCTCCACCTAATAACTGACACGTAGGAATTAATAGTTAAATAGTAAAAGAATATTAAGAAGTGTTTAacgtttttcttcattttttagaTGAAAATCTATCACTTCCCCTGTGGAACTGACGTTCGGCTATCGTAAAATGTTTTGAGTCCTTTCCCTACAACATATAAAAAAGTATATTGCTCGGTGAGAAGCCTTCTAATCAACTGTTGCACCAAGGAGAGTTCTTGCACTTCACTGCTGTACACCGTCTGTAGCTGGTTGATGTCTGCAACTCCGATTTCCAGCTGAACATCCTCTCCCAGACTCTTCTTCCAAATATTGCAACGTACATCGTGTTTCAATTTCAAGACCATTTCCTCGTCGGTTGCATCTTCGCTTATCCAGTCGGTCTTGGTCTTCTGCATTTTCTTCGCAAAACTTAGCGCGTACTCGGTTGATTTCTTGCCTTGGATCAAGTTAATATGTAGCTCCCCCAAAAATTGAGGCACTCGCGGGTTAAAGGGATCCAAATTGTACGTAAAATTATCGCAGGTTGCATAGCACTGTTCCTCGTGTCCAAACTGAATGTATTTGACATACGGGATTTCTTTCTCTAGTTGTTCCTCATTTAAACTTTCATGTTGATTATTGCAGTCAAAATCACGCAAGCATCGATTGATGATACCACGGCGAGATTGTTCGGTAATGAATAGAAGTGCTAAGTTACCCAACTCGATGATTATTCGTCTCACTTCTTGTTTAACGTGTTGTGGTACATCGCCTAAGAGGCAAAGTGACCAGCATTGATTCAACAGCACGAATACGGAATCCAGATCAAGACGAAGTTGATCCATTTCGGTGCTCTGAAAACTCTCTTCTTTATTAATCATGTATCTCAACACGTCAAGGCCATTGATGTGGGCCACAATGCGAATTTCTGTGAAAGATTTTGCTACCCGCTGAAGGCGTCGAAgagttttggttcttttaagaTCCATGTACAGTATCAAAATATTAACGGCTTCGGAGAACTTTCGCCATTCTTGCATAAGTTGATCATTGTGTTCATTTTTTAAACGAAGatcttcatttcttttatttctttcaaatcgCAACTGTTcgtctttgttttctttatgacGCTGTTGTCTCTCTTTTTGCATTACATACATGACCCCAAGCCCAACAACAGCAAACTGTAGACATGAACTTACAAGGTAATAAAGAAACATGATGAGGTCCCGGTTGTCTCTTGCCAAAACTGGGACGCTGCTTCCATTCAAAGCCGTCGAGTCTTCCATTCCCCTACGACTAGTGAACGTCAAAACTTCACAACATGAGCTCAAGTGGTCGCTACATTCCTCTCATTGGTCAATGGCCGTTGATTGAAGCACATCACGTAATCCATCACGAAGCGGATTCAAGGTCAAGTT
Proteins encoded:
- the LOC137982843 gene encoding uncharacterized protein; its protein translation is MEDSTALNGSSVPVLARDNRDLIMFLYYLVSSCLQFAVVGLGVMYVMQKERQQRHKENKDEQLRFERNKRNEDLRLKNEHNDQLMQEWRKFSEAVNILILYMDLKRTKTLRRLQRVAKSFTEIRIVAHINGLDVLRYMINKEESFQSTEMDQLRLDLDSVFVLLNQCWSLCLLGDVPQHVKQEVRRIIIELGNLALLFITEQSRRGIINRCLRDFDCNNQHESLNEEQLEKEIPYVKYIQFGHEEQCYATCDNFTYNLDPFNPRVPQFLGELHINLIQGKKSTEYALSFAKKMQKTKTDWISEDATDEEMVLKLKHDVRCNIWKKSLGEDVQLEIGVADINQLQTVYSSEVQELSLVQQLIRRLLTEQYTFLYVVGKGLKTFYDSRTSVPQGK